The following proteins come from a genomic window of Geothrix edaphica:
- the dnaX gene encoding DNA polymerase III subunit gamma/tau produces MTTLALKYRPRLLSDLVGQEGSVKALANALKRAKESGRIHQAYLFAGVRGTGKTSTARILARALNCAEGPTATPCGVCDPCRAAEQPDSSLDIVEIDAASRASVADARALREQVQTRPAFCRYRVYIIDEVHMLSTEAFNALLKVIEEPPPHAIFVLATTELQDVPDTIKSRVQIFPFRLIPVGLIEGRLKHVCEQEGVEAESGSLRLVAEAGQGSMRDALTILDRVIAAGDGKVLEEAVREQLGIVSAHLVQGVMSALAIGDTAALVEACRELNEQGADWATFWRELVLAFRDRLEQEARAARGPQDLLRWARMLQLLLSRERDLRDSSLPRVVVELALVTAAQLPHLAPLDALVSGAAVRPPGPPTSPPPVPSRAPQAAPAPEGPRRVPPATPPAHAPARAQAPPPPGPPAPAQLRMACSEALRAVPGLRVLGTAPQMATDLRWEPPVLRFRFPGNVRQTLQDLEREQANPHVLAALAAVLPGLRELEVRFDDGPAGTQAERPEDRLRREPGFQELLRLSGGEVLEIRREG; encoded by the coding sequence ATGACCACCCTCGCCCTCAAGTACCGTCCGCGCCTGCTCTCCGACCTGGTGGGCCAGGAAGGCAGTGTGAAGGCCCTGGCCAACGCTCTGAAGCGGGCGAAGGAGAGCGGTCGCATCCACCAGGCCTACCTCTTCGCCGGCGTGCGGGGCACGGGCAAGACCAGCACGGCCCGCATCCTGGCCCGGGCTCTGAACTGCGCGGAGGGACCCACGGCCACGCCGTGCGGCGTCTGCGATCCCTGCCGTGCCGCGGAGCAGCCGGACAGCAGCCTGGACATCGTCGAGATCGACGCCGCCAGCCGGGCTTCGGTGGCCGATGCGCGCGCCCTGCGGGAGCAGGTGCAGACCCGGCCCGCCTTCTGCCGCTACCGGGTCTACATCATCGACGAAGTGCACATGCTCAGCACCGAGGCGTTCAACGCCCTGCTGAAGGTCATCGAGGAGCCGCCGCCCCACGCCATCTTCGTGCTGGCCACGACGGAACTGCAGGACGTGCCCGACACCATCAAGAGCCGGGTCCAGATCTTCCCCTTCCGCCTCATCCCCGTGGGTCTCATCGAGGGCCGCCTCAAGCATGTCTGCGAGCAGGAGGGCGTCGAGGCCGAGAGCGGCAGCCTGCGGCTGGTGGCCGAGGCGGGGCAGGGCTCCATGCGCGATGCGCTCACCATCCTCGACCGTGTCATCGCGGCGGGGGATGGGAAGGTGCTGGAGGAAGCGGTCCGGGAGCAGCTGGGCATCGTCAGCGCCCACCTGGTGCAGGGCGTGATGTCCGCCCTGGCCATCGGCGACACGGCGGCCCTGGTGGAGGCCTGCCGCGAGCTGAACGAGCAGGGCGCGGACTGGGCCACCTTCTGGCGCGAGCTGGTGCTGGCCTTCCGGGACCGCCTCGAGCAGGAGGCCCGCGCCGCCCGTGGGCCCCAGGACCTGCTGCGCTGGGCCCGGATGCTCCAGCTTCTGCTGAGCCGGGAGCGGGACCTGCGCGACAGCAGCCTGCCCCGGGTGGTGGTGGAGCTGGCCCTGGTGACCGCGGCCCAGCTGCCCCATCTGGCGCCCCTGGACGCCCTCGTATCAGGCGCCGCCGTCCGGCCCCCGGGACCTCCCACCAGCCCGCCGCCGGTCCCTTCCAGGGCCCCCCAGGCCGCGCCGGCGCCTGAGGGGCCTCGCAGGGTTCCGCCGGCCACACCCCCGGCCCATGCCCCGGCGCGCGCCCAGGCGCCCCCGCCCCCTGGGCCGCCAGCGCCGGCCCAGCTGCGCATGGCGTGCAGCGAAGCGCTGCGGGCCGTACCCGGCCTGCGGGTCCTCGGCACCGCGCCCCAGATGGCCACGGACCTGCGCTGGGAGCCGCCGGTGCTGCGGTTCCGGTTTCCGGGCAATGTGCGGCAGACCCTCCAGGACCTGGAGCGCGAGCAGGCCAACCCCCATGTGCTGGCGGCCCTGGCGGCGGTGCTTCCGGGCCTGAGGGAACTGGAGGTCCGCTTCGATGATGGGCCGGCGGGGACCCAGGCTGAACGCCCGGAGGATCGCCTGCGTCGGGAACCAGGCTTCCAGGAGCTGCTGCGCCTCAGTGGCGGGGAAGTCCTGGAGATTCGGCGCGAAGGCTGA
- a CDS encoding MoaD/ThiS family protein — MLTVKCFARYRALLGFSDLTVPAVPTLGDLLADPRFADLPKDALLAVNQSFVDRSAPLADGDEVALMPPVSGG, encoded by the coding sequence ATGCTGACCGTCAAGTGCTTCGCCCGCTACCGCGCCCTGCTGGGCTTCAGCGATCTCACCGTGCCCGCGGTCCCCACCCTGGGGGACCTGCTGGCGGACCCGCGCTTCGCGGACCTGCCCAAGGACGCCCTGCTGGCCGTGAACCAGAGCTTCGTCGACCGGAGCGCGCCGCTGGCGGACGGGGACGAGGTGGCCCTCATGCCGCCGGTGTCAGGCGGCTGA
- a CDS encoding translocation/assembly module TamB domain-containing protein — protein MVWHPTKEAVQRLWGRRWVRRVSYVLVAGGATMTIVPWVATRPAVLRWTISKLDALVREETGLSLEVGQLEVHPLFGSAAMKDVRLGGDLLTVQRVEVQANLTSLFGPAPRIFSIRVERPHLRLTEAGLASIHLKEHPPRKGPLPQVRLDLLSITGGEIELPEPLRGLPAMRYQFEVKATGPGPNRLRVDVAGPQLMVLGPKGWEKGRLDLNGEVAETFVALKEGYLRLGESQVRLHGQFDAKTPQRPERLEAQLAGILGLTQAAHWGGMTRPPLAGSLDFTASVNGALANPQWTLAAEGTGLQPSEATFAPGSLALHGRGNLEGFQLSQFRWHSPQGELDLEGSWSHKTPARGTLTGRALDLEALGRLLRIQEFQGLRGDLRAQVEGPRDAAALRRPDRWQGTVQLGLTQHGLEAGNLRATVRNGRATLDQLHLDLEALKAQGTGWADLGPRGLIRLEAEGNAEVGAGQVGRALRAWKVVDLDMEGQTRAQAKVRWTRGPGLELDGSAQVTQPRWHGAQADSVQANVQIRDTDLRVTDIRLQKGEGSGAGDLWLTWGRTAPGQKQMDMCFTAFRLPVAEGLKAADLGDLPITGTGGGWVRLQGRFDHITMNGEAQVESGVAYGIKIPAASSSFAMDLGSLRLRLEGVRIGERLDLLGGPGGAPEGALALTGRADMDFQGWTWWVDLAGRLDSQLLALPGPHIQAQVEARLLGPITSPFGALDLPEGQATLSRGRVFFEGRSVEGLEAKVNLERGRMEGRLGIEGMTRSLVEAQVRPEGPDLVGSFSLAISPESAHTETLARGLTDDLLEDLNLEAVAQGRWNGRALTWTGTLNRLAAQFSAFELHQARPSALRGDAAGAEVDITLEGGARKASDAAPAQAAGLRISGTVPFSNAGSLGLRAQGTANLAHLKAIFDRVMEVDEYNLLSEVRVQGTSRFDLLAHGTYANPQLDGTLSLEKGQMNLRGYQGVEDLQAEVVFKDRTISIPVDKPLRGTLAHGDLVVSGGLIWRLGGLDTYALKASLANFQLRDVPDGLDLQGTLRATLEGTEESGLLKGRLRADHLSYHTEVKLADLILRSALSDSGGLVGLDLDDPLERIRLELDLDLRSPWSFDTNLLKLEGHTEGPFQVLGTLAHPALKGTLVFQPGGRITNIFPAGDMVVNQGSLRFSEARGLDPSINLQGSVSSIPGYTVNLDIHGTLSNLSIVPSSTPSLRQDEIVAILINPGNVANVGTAGASSGATQGAITSGIASAGSGLISTLAFAPLQEQLRRTLGLDRVNVAVRTTSLGTTETEVTLGKSINLFGQRSAFVVSHRKSGELSITSGQVEWRFGGFILQLGASKGGGTGLHPSGEIRHSWSPK, from the coding sequence ATGGTCTGGCATCCGACGAAGGAAGCGGTGCAACGGCTCTGGGGCCGCCGCTGGGTGCGGCGCGTGTCCTATGTCCTGGTGGCCGGCGGCGCCACCATGACCATCGTCCCGTGGGTGGCGACCCGACCGGCGGTGCTGCGCTGGACCATCTCCAAGCTGGACGCCCTGGTGCGCGAGGAGACCGGCCTTTCCCTGGAAGTCGGCCAGCTGGAGGTCCATCCCCTCTTCGGCTCCGCAGCCATGAAGGATGTGCGGCTCGGCGGCGACCTGCTCACGGTGCAGCGGGTGGAAGTCCAGGCGAACCTGACCTCCCTGTTCGGCCCCGCGCCACGCATTTTCTCGATCCGGGTGGAGCGCCCCCACCTCCGCCTCACCGAAGCCGGTCTGGCGTCCATCCACCTCAAGGAGCATCCGCCCCGCAAGGGCCCCCTGCCCCAGGTACGCCTGGATCTGCTCAGCATCACCGGGGGCGAGATCGAGCTCCCCGAGCCTCTGCGGGGCCTGCCCGCCATGCGCTACCAGTTCGAGGTGAAGGCCACAGGTCCGGGGCCCAACCGGCTGCGCGTGGATGTGGCCGGCCCCCAGCTGATGGTCCTGGGACCCAAGGGCTGGGAGAAGGGCCGCCTGGACTTGAACGGCGAGGTTGCGGAGACCTTCGTGGCCCTCAAGGAGGGCTACCTCCGCCTGGGTGAAAGCCAGGTCCGCCTGCATGGACAGTTTGATGCGAAGACCCCCCAGCGGCCCGAGCGGCTGGAGGCCCAGCTGGCGGGCATCCTGGGCCTGACCCAGGCCGCCCACTGGGGAGGCATGACGCGTCCCCCCCTCGCGGGCAGCCTGGACTTCACCGCCTCCGTGAACGGGGCCCTCGCAAATCCCCAATGGACCCTGGCTGCCGAGGGGACCGGACTTCAGCCATCGGAGGCCACCTTCGCGCCCGGTAGCCTCGCCCTTCATGGCCGCGGCAATCTGGAAGGATTCCAGCTGAGCCAGTTCCGCTGGCATTCCCCGCAGGGAGAGCTTGACCTCGAGGGGAGCTGGTCCCACAAGACACCCGCCAGAGGCACCCTCACTGGCCGGGCCCTGGACCTCGAGGCCCTGGGCAGGCTCCTCCGGATCCAGGAATTCCAGGGCCTCCGGGGGGACCTGCGCGCCCAGGTGGAAGGTCCCAGGGACGCCGCTGCCCTCCGCCGGCCCGACCGCTGGCAGGGAACCGTCCAGCTGGGGCTGACCCAGCATGGCCTGGAGGCGGGAAATCTGCGTGCCACCGTCCGGAACGGGCGGGCCACACTGGATCAGCTTCACCTCGACCTGGAGGCCCTCAAGGCCCAGGGCACCGGGTGGGCCGACCTGGGGCCCCGGGGACTGATCCGTCTGGAGGCCGAGGGGAACGCGGAGGTGGGGGCGGGCCAGGTGGGCCGGGCGCTCCGGGCCTGGAAGGTGGTGGACCTCGATATGGAGGGGCAGACCCGGGCCCAGGCGAAGGTCCGCTGGACCCGCGGTCCGGGCCTGGAGCTGGACGGCTCGGCCCAGGTCACCCAGCCCCGCTGGCACGGTGCGCAGGCAGACAGCGTCCAGGCGAATGTCCAGATCCGAGACACCGACCTGCGCGTCACGGACATCCGCCTGCAGAAGGGCGAGGGCAGCGGCGCGGGCGACCTCTGGCTGACCTGGGGCCGGACCGCCCCCGGCCAGAAGCAGATGGACATGTGCTTCACCGCCTTCCGCCTGCCGGTGGCCGAAGGGCTCAAGGCGGCTGATCTGGGGGACCTGCCCATCACAGGCACCGGAGGAGGCTGGGTGCGCCTCCAGGGTCGATTCGACCACATCACAATGAACGGCGAGGCTCAAGTTGAATCTGGTGTAGCTTACGGAATCAAAATTCCAGCAGCTTCCTCCAGCTTCGCCATGGACCTGGGCAGCCTCCGGCTGCGGCTCGAGGGGGTGCGGATCGGCGAACGGCTCGACCTGCTGGGTGGGCCCGGAGGCGCGCCCGAAGGCGCCCTGGCCCTGACCGGCAGGGCCGACATGGACTTCCAGGGCTGGACCTGGTGGGTGGACCTCGCGGGGCGTCTGGATTCCCAGCTCCTGGCCCTCCCAGGGCCCCACATCCAGGCCCAGGTGGAAGCCCGGCTCCTGGGGCCCATCACCAGCCCGTTCGGGGCTCTGGACCTGCCCGAAGGCCAGGCCACCTTGAGCCGGGGCCGCGTCTTCTTCGAGGGCCGCAGCGTGGAGGGCCTCGAGGCGAAGGTGAACCTGGAGCGTGGCCGGATGGAGGGACGGCTCGGAATCGAAGGCATGACCCGCTCTCTGGTCGAAGCCCAGGTCCGGCCGGAGGGACCCGATCTGGTCGGCAGCTTCTCCCTCGCCATATCCCCCGAGAGCGCCCACACGGAAACCCTGGCCCGGGGTCTCACGGATGACCTGCTGGAGGACCTGAACCTGGAGGCCGTCGCCCAGGGCCGCTGGAATGGCCGGGCCCTGACCTGGACGGGCACGCTGAACCGCCTGGCGGCTCAGTTCAGCGCCTTCGAGCTGCATCAGGCCAGGCCCTCGGCCCTCCGCGGCGACGCCGCCGGCGCGGAAGTCGACATCACCCTGGAGGGCGGCGCCCGGAAGGCGTCAGACGCGGCGCCAGCCCAGGCGGCGGGGCTGCGGATCTCGGGCACGGTGCCCTTCTCGAACGCCGGTTCTCTGGGTCTCCGGGCCCAGGGAACTGCGAACCTGGCCCACCTCAAGGCCATCTTTGACCGCGTGATGGAGGTGGATGAGTACAACCTGCTCTCTGAGGTCAGGGTCCAGGGGACGAGCCGCTTCGACCTCCTGGCCCACGGGACCTATGCCAATCCGCAGCTGGACGGCACGCTCTCCCTTGAGAAGGGGCAGATGAACCTGCGGGGCTATCAGGGCGTGGAGGACCTCCAGGCGGAAGTGGTGTTCAAGGACCGCACGATCTCCATCCCCGTGGACAAGCCCCTGCGGGGCACCCTCGCCCATGGCGACCTGGTGGTGTCCGGCGGCCTCATCTGGCGGCTGGGGGGACTGGATACCTATGCGCTGAAGGCCTCCCTGGCCAACTTCCAGCTCCGCGATGTGCCGGATGGCCTGGACCTCCAGGGCACCCTGCGTGCCACCCTGGAAGGCACCGAGGAGAGCGGCCTGCTCAAGGGCCGGCTGCGGGCCGATCACCTGAGCTACCACACCGAGGTGAAGCTGGCCGATCTCATCCTCCGCAGCGCCCTCAGTGACAGCGGTGGGCTGGTGGGCCTGGACCTGGACGATCCCCTGGAGCGCATCCGGCTGGAGCTCGACCTGGACCTCCGCAGCCCCTGGAGCTTCGACACCAACCTGCTGAAGCTGGAGGGCCACACCGAAGGCCCCTTCCAGGTCCTGGGCACCCTGGCGCACCCCGCCCTCAAGGGCACCCTGGTCTTCCAGCCCGGCGGCCGCATCACCAACATCTTCCCGGCGGGCGACATGGTGGTGAACCAAGGCTCGCTGCGCTTCTCTGAAGCCCGCGGCCTGGATCCCAGCATCAACCTCCAGGGCAGCGTCAGCTCCATTCCGGGCTACACCGTGAACCTCGATATCCACGGCACCCTGAGCAACCTGTCCATCGTGCCCAGCTCCACGCCGAGCCTGCGCCAGGACGAGATCGTGGCCATCCTCATCAACCCCGGCAACGTGGCCAACGTCGGCACCGCCGGCGCCTCCTCCGGCGCCACCCAGGGCGCCATCACCTCGGGCATCGCCAGCGCGGGGTCCGGCCTCATCTCCACCCTGGCCTTCGCGCCCCTGCAGGAGCAGCTGCGGAGGACCCTCGGCCTGGACCGCGTGAACGTGGCCGTGCGCACCACCAGCCTCGGCACCACGGAGACCGAGGTCACCCTGGGCAAGAGCATCAACCTGTTCGGCCAGCGCAGCGCCTTCGTGGTGTCCCACCGGAAGAGCGGCGAGCTCAGCATCACCTCCGGCCAGGTGGAGTGGCGCTTCGGCGGCTTCATCCTCCAGCTGGGCGCCAGCAAGGGCGGTGGCACCGGACTGCACCCGTCGGGGGAGATCCGGCACTCCTGGAGCCCGAAGTAG